A window from Enterocloster bolteae encodes these proteins:
- a CDS encoding M13 family metallopeptidase: MKKSKSPAEQITAARAVSPRKALTLTAAVLAAAITATGCSGTGRTETEPESQAEITAGPAVNQPESPERPHGGQTVQGPAAYVDDFYDAVNHDTLNGWEIPAEQADMSWFRKAREDNYSKVNDLIRQASSEAGQAEQEAGSDLYNIRALNLTGLDRETRDREGYGRTAGAFLKEVDSAGSVSELLKACLQFQRDTGLFSLMGWYYEGDSGDSSVKVLYLSQPDSGLRREVWFSEDASNQKRVEEYKKYLTKLHENNGLSPEEAGVTVARVTDMMKDLASSTLKIEEVYDPEKTYNVCTAGEAANLYSSALPFRLLNSIFGIQEGEKTVVSQPDACRKLGSYLKEENLPLLKEYVKTCLYSDLSMMTDTASLDAAQEYQTAAGGIEKKKDFERTVSETVQEKLGFQCGRVFCETYFNEDAKQDVASIIRQIIDVYDNRLAHMEWMTESTRQEARKKLKAITVKVGYPDEWPQDKLNLVLKSPDQGGVYIDNIMEILKASQDYSFKTRHDPVDRNEWSMTPQTVNAYYNPGNNEIVFPAGILQAPFYDPQAEPVANLGGIGAVIGHEITHAFDTSGAQYDEKGNLRDWWTAQDKQHFRELAQKVIDYYDTMEVNGIQVNGTLSVTENIADLGGVSCITEIAREKGYDLKELYHAYGVIWATKYRDEYLSYIMTNDTHSPGITRVNAVLSATDDFYTAFGVREGDGMYRRPEDRPHIW, from the coding sequence ATGAAAAAAAGTAAAAGCCCGGCGGAGCAAATCACCGCAGCCCGGGCAGTCTCACCACGGAAAGCCCTGACCCTGACAGCCGCGGTACTGGCAGCCGCCATTACTGCCACCGGATGCTCCGGTACAGGCCGGACAGAAACAGAACCGGAAAGCCAGGCTGAAATCACGGCCGGACCTGCAGTTAACCAGCCTGAAAGCCCGGAGCGGCCCCATGGAGGCCAAACCGTCCAAGGCCCGGCAGCCTATGTGGATGATTTTTATGATGCGGTAAACCATGACACACTTAATGGCTGGGAAATTCCGGCTGAACAGGCCGATATGAGCTGGTTCAGGAAGGCGCGGGAAGACAACTATTCCAAGGTAAATGACCTGATTCGCCAGGCTTCATCTGAAGCAGGACAGGCAGAGCAGGAAGCGGGAAGCGACCTGTATAACATACGCGCCCTGAATCTGACCGGCCTGGACCGGGAGACCAGGGACAGGGAAGGATACGGCCGCACAGCCGGAGCATTTTTAAAGGAAGTAGATTCAGCAGGTTCTGTCTCTGAGCTTTTAAAGGCATGCCTCCAGTTCCAGAGGGATACCGGACTGTTCAGCCTTATGGGCTGGTATTATGAAGGGGACAGCGGGGATTCCTCCGTTAAAGTCCTCTATCTCTCACAGCCGGATTCCGGTCTCAGGAGGGAAGTCTGGTTCTCCGAAGATGCATCCAACCAGAAGCGGGTGGAGGAATACAAAAAATACCTCACAAAGCTTCACGAAAATAACGGCCTGAGTCCGGAGGAAGCAGGGGTGACCGTTGCCCGGGTAACTGATATGATGAAAGATCTGGCGTCCTCCACCCTTAAGATAGAAGAGGTCTATGACCCGGAAAAAACATACAATGTCTGCACGGCCGGCGAGGCGGCAAACCTCTATTCCTCGGCTCTGCCCTTCCGCCTTCTAAACAGCATTTTCGGCATACAGGAAGGTGAAAAGACAGTTGTATCCCAGCCGGATGCCTGCAGGAAGCTTGGAAGCTATCTGAAGGAAGAAAACCTTCCCCTCCTGAAAGAATATGTCAAGACATGTCTCTATTCAGATCTGTCCATGATGACAGACACCGCTTCCCTGGACGCTGCCCAGGAGTATCAGACAGCAGCAGGAGGTATAGAAAAGAAAAAGGATTTTGAGCGGACCGTATCTGAAACAGTCCAGGAAAAACTTGGTTTCCAGTGCGGCCGTGTATTCTGTGAAACCTATTTTAACGAGGACGCCAAACAGGATGTGGCTTCCATCATCCGGCAAATCATAGATGTATACGACAACCGCCTTGCCCATATGGAATGGATGACAGAATCCACCCGTCAGGAGGCAAGGAAAAAGCTGAAAGCCATTACTGTCAAGGTTGGTTATCCCGATGAATGGCCCCAGGACAAATTGAACCTGGTATTGAAATCCCCGGACCAGGGCGGTGTCTACATCGACAATATCATGGAAATCCTTAAGGCATCCCAGGATTACTCCTTTAAGACCAGACACGACCCGGTGGACCGGAATGAATGGAGCATGACGCCCCAGACAGTCAATGCCTATTATAACCCCGGAAACAACGAGATCGTGTTTCCGGCCGGAATCCTTCAGGCCCCGTTTTATGACCCGCAGGCTGAGCCTGTGGCCAACCTGGGTGGCATCGGAGCTGTTATCGGCCACGAAATCACCCATGCGTTTGACACAAGCGGAGCCCAGTATGATGAAAAGGGAAACCTGAGGGATTGGTGGACTGCCCAGGATAAACAGCATTTCAGGGAATTGGCCCAAAAGGTCATTGACTACTATGATACCATGGAAGTAAACGGCATCCAGGTAAACGGTACGCTGAGCGTTACGGAGAATATCGCTGACCTGGGAGGTGTTTCCTGCATAACAGAAATAGCCAGGGAAAAGGGATATGACCTGAAGGAGCTGTACCATGCCTATGGTGTCATATGGGCCACAAAATACAGGGATGAATACCTTTCCTACATCATGACCAATGACACACATTCCCCTGGCATCACCAGGGTAAATGCCGTACTGTCTGCCACCGATGACTTTTATACTGCCTTTGGGGTCAGGGAAGGCGACGGGATGTACCGCAGGCCGGAGGACAGACCCCATATCTGGTAG
- a CDS encoding M3 family metallopeptidase yields MKNGMWKRSLRRGAALVLALVMSLTITSCSASQGSLTARERAREPEYVSKAGGKVHEAVPYSRRPYEHYDPAAMEQAMADFEQACASQGREEEVLRLYDAIVDEYDRLATLTYMAQLNYDRDVSDEQAAAEQAYTTDIYSEMGDKAAACLKKGMNSSYKELLTDKMGIEYAPYIEYYRENSGELTELNRREQELLREYDKLAAGDFTVELEGGQWSYSRLEREPDLDDGQYAEIEDALVREKNRVLGSKFRELVQVRRRTAELKGYDNYARYSFEAVYGRDYTLQDAEGLCSDVKTRIVPLNNDIWYMDVAQESYDSLDLVEESSAQDILAGVGRAVGSVNPELGEIFRYMQDNELYDIQSGEDGQDRMDNNYTVGLPSYGDAFIFINRNHTFTDYQSLIHEFGHFSSYYYNSVPELFQGYSVDVCEVQSQGLEMLVNQYAGDMFGEGAEAFEFETVTDMLYVIIMSCMLQEFEEAVYMDPDMSLEDMNRTFKEIQDSYHGWYFDVYDEGVCYDWVDVSHLFYSPLYYMGYGTSALSALDLWTMSRRDWDGAVDTYMGLLNEGLDAPYRDTMYRCGLRDVFDSSELEALAGDVRRIQGLDQDGEGAEDPSQENPSQDIPSQEDPDQAGTNSEGSSGSGLRAAGFLVLAGICVILVFQVMILCTGFVIIWLLVRKKREE; encoded by the coding sequence GTGAAAAACGGAATGTGGAAAAGGAGTCTAAGGCGCGGGGCAGCACTGGTCCTGGCATTGGTGATGTCACTGACGATCACCTCCTGCAGCGCGTCTCAGGGAAGCCTGACTGCCCGGGAAAGGGCCCGGGAACCGGAATATGTCAGCAAAGCCGGCGGAAAGGTCCATGAAGCCGTTCCCTATTCCCGGAGGCCATACGAGCACTATGACCCGGCTGCCATGGAACAGGCCATGGCTGATTTTGAACAGGCCTGTGCTTCGCAAGGCCGGGAAGAGGAGGTGCTGAGGCTATACGATGCCATTGTGGATGAGTATGACCGTCTGGCTACCCTGACTTATATGGCCCAGCTGAACTATGACAGGGACGTGTCGGATGAGCAGGCTGCCGCAGAACAGGCATATACCACGGACATCTACTCCGAGATGGGGGATAAGGCTGCAGCCTGCCTTAAGAAGGGGATGAACTCATCCTATAAAGAACTCCTGACAGATAAGATGGGGATTGAATATGCGCCTTACATCGAATATTACAGGGAAAATTCCGGGGAACTGACCGAACTGAACCGGAGGGAGCAGGAGCTTCTCAGGGAGTATGACAAACTGGCTGCCGGCGATTTTACGGTGGAGCTGGAGGGCGGACAGTGGAGCTACAGCCGGCTGGAACGGGAACCGGACCTTGACGACGGGCAGTACGCTGAGATTGAGGATGCACTTGTCAGGGAAAAGAACCGGGTTCTGGGCAGCAAGTTCCGGGAACTGGTCCAGGTGCGCCGCCGGACAGCAGAGCTTAAAGGCTATGACAACTATGCCCGTTATTCCTTTGAGGCTGTTTACGGAAGGGACTATACCCTTCAGGACGCAGAGGGGCTTTGCTCGGATGTAAAGACCCGTATTGTTCCCCTTAATAATGACATCTGGTATATGGATGTGGCCCAGGAATCCTATGACTCCCTGGACCTTGTGGAAGAGAGTTCCGCCCAGGACATACTGGCCGGTGTTGGAAGGGCTGTCGGATCGGTGAATCCTGAGCTGGGTGAGATTTTCCGGTATATGCAGGACAACGAGCTGTATGATATCCAGTCCGGGGAAGACGGACAGGACAGGATGGATAATAATTATACCGTAGGGCTTCCAAGCTATGGCGACGCATTTATTTTCATCAACAGAAACCATACATTTACGGATTACCAGTCCCTGATTCATGAATTCGGGCATTTCAGCTCCTATTATTATAATTCGGTGCCTGAACTGTTCCAGGGTTACAGTGTGGATGTGTGCGAGGTCCAGTCACAGGGGTTGGAGATGCTGGTCAACCAGTATGCGGGGGATATGTTTGGCGAAGGGGCAGAGGCCTTTGAGTTTGAGACTGTTACGGATATGCTGTATGTGATCATTATGTCCTGCATGCTGCAGGAATTTGAGGAAGCTGTTTACATGGATCCGGACATGAGTCTGGAGGACATGAACCGCACATTCAAAGAGATACAGGATTCCTATCATGGATGGTATTTTGATGTCTACGACGAGGGCGTGTGCTATGACTGGGTGGATGTGTCGCATCTGTTTTACAGCCCCCTGTACTATATGGGATATGGAACCTCGGCTCTGTCGGCCCTTGATCTCTGGACCATGTCCAGGAGGGACTGGGACGGCGCTGTGGATACGTATATGGGACTTTTGAATGAAGGTCTGGATGCCCCCTACCGCGACACCATGTACCGCTGCGGGCTGAGGGATGTGTTTGACAGCAGTGAGCTGGAAGCCCTGGCAGGGGATGTGCGCAGGATCCAGGGACTGGATCAGGATGGTGAGGGAGCTGAGGACCCGTCACAGGAGAACCCATCACAGGATATCCCGTCACAGGAGGACCCGGACCAGGCAGGAACGAACTCTGAGGGAAGCTCTGGCAGCGGATTAAGGGCTGCGGGCTTTCTGGTGCTGGCAGGCATCTGCGTCATCCTTGTATTTCAGGTTATGATTTTATGTACCGGGTTTGTAATTATCTGGCTGCTTGTCAGGAAAAAGAGAGAAGAGTAA
- a CDS encoding metallophosphoesterase, protein MKRKTWMISALMYAMVFMACFGVLHVLKTLMEPSGPVSVESRESGGPEGTREAKTGEEWEEPAGPELATDSQAQEPQDEVIRQEGYKEWKKKFPGMWTPPQAPEEPYIPPRLILATDLHYQSALAGDGGEAFRLFVERSDGKVVQYLPELLEAFLDEVIEERPSALVLSGDITMNGERLNHEELAARLKRVQDAGIQVLVIPGNHDINNHDASVYYGARKEPAPYIDGPEFHEIYHEYGYDQALSRDDSSLSYVYALDDRNWLLMLDSCQYEPDNKVEGRLKDSTMAWADEQLARAKEEGVFVIPIAHHNLLAQSRMYTTQCAMDNNKEVISLLQKYELPLFFSGHLHVQRIRKHKSEPGVPEGNYGIQEIVTDALSIPPCQYGEVLWEEDGSISYATRAVDVSAWAQKNGSTNPDLLDFEDWSYRYIQKLISDQIRGVVKNLGADVEHSMAATYAGVYIDYYAGREIDVKGIKSTKGYRFWERNMPDSYLIRELDAMIADSDRDNNYFLLPEEEGWITGD, encoded by the coding sequence ATGAAGAGAAAGACCTGGATGATAAGTGCCCTGATGTATGCCATGGTATTTATGGCATGCTTCGGGGTACTGCACGTTTTAAAGACTTTAATGGAGCCTTCAGGGCCTGTATCGGTTGAGAGCAGGGAAAGCGGGGGGCCTGAGGGCACCCGGGAAGCAAAGACAGGGGAGGAATGGGAGGAACCGGCCGGGCCGGAATTGGCTACGGATTCCCAGGCACAGGAACCCCAGGATGAAGTAATCAGGCAGGAGGGCTATAAGGAGTGGAAGAAGAAATTTCCCGGTATGTGGACTCCTCCGCAAGCCCCTGAGGAACCCTACATACCGCCCAGGCTGATCCTGGCAACAGACCTTCACTATCAAAGCGCTTTAGCTGGAGACGGCGGGGAAGCTTTCCGGTTGTTTGTGGAGCGGAGTGACGGAAAGGTGGTCCAGTATCTGCCTGAGCTTTTGGAAGCATTTCTGGACGAGGTCATAGAGGAACGGCCCTCTGCCCTGGTTCTCAGTGGCGATATTACTATGAACGGGGAGCGGCTGAACCATGAGGAGCTGGCGGCAAGGCTTAAAAGGGTCCAGGACGCAGGCATACAGGTCCTGGTGATACCGGGAAACCATGATATCAATAACCATGACGCTTCGGTGTACTACGGCGCCCGGAAAGAGCCGGCTCCCTATATTGACGGGCCTGAATTCCATGAGATTTACCATGAATACGGTTATGACCAGGCACTGAGCCGGGACGACAGCTCACTGAGCTATGTCTACGCCCTGGATGACAGAAACTGGCTTCTGATGCTGGACTCCTGCCAATATGAGCCGGATAACAAGGTGGAGGGAAGACTGAAAGACAGCACCATGGCCTGGGCCGATGAACAGCTGGCCAGGGCAAAGGAGGAGGGAGTGTTTGTGATACCCATTGCCCACCATAATCTGCTGGCCCAGAGCAGGATGTATACCACCCAGTGCGCCATGGACAACAACAAAGAGGTGATTTCCCTTCTTCAGAAATATGAGCTCCCGCTTTTTTTCAGCGGACACCTGCATGTGCAGCGTATCCGCAAGCATAAGAGCGAGCCCGGAGTTCCGGAAGGAAATTACGGCATACAGGAAATCGTGACAGATGCCCTCAGCATACCGCCCTGCCAGTATGGAGAGGTGTTATGGGAGGAGGACGGAAGTATTTCCTATGCCACCAGGGCTGTGGATGTATCTGCCTGGGCACAGAAAAACGGAAGCACCAATCCGGACCTGCTGGATTTTGAAGACTGGTCCTACCGGTACATACAAAAGCTGATCAGCGACCAGATACGGGGCGTTGTGAAGAACCTGGGGGCAGACGTGGAACATTCCATGGCAGCAACCTATGCAGGGGTATACATTGATTACTATGCAGGACGGGAAATTGACGTCAAAGGTATAAAGAGCACCAAGGGATACCGGTTCTGGGAGAGAAACATGCCGGACAGCTATCTGATCCGGGAGCTGGACGCCATGATTGCTGATTCGGACAGGGATAATAACTATTTCCTGCTTCCGGAGGAGGAAGGATGGATAACCGGAGATTAG
- a CDS encoding HAD-IIB family hydrolase, whose amino-acid sequence MCSEMMNNRTKALFYDIDGTLLSEKTGRVPESAVQALKEARAKGHLVFINTGRVYAHLGEIKKLVEADGYLCGCGTYILAEGRVMYSYHIPHERGLEIKGHIDACGLDGALEASDGIHIHRSQSPIPRVEQMKASLRRSDCVSEYDWEDDCYDYDKFYLISGENSRPKELFGRLRDMEIIDRGNGEYECVPRGHSKATAIDLVLKHYGISLDDAYVFGDSGNDLAMFRYASNCILMGKHDEVLEPYATFETKDVEEDGIAYAMKELGII is encoded by the coding sequence TTGTGTTCAGAGATGATGAATAATAGAACGAAAGCTTTATTTTATGATATTGACGGAACCCTCCTGTCTGAAAAGACGGGCCGGGTTCCTGAAAGTGCGGTACAGGCACTGAAGGAGGCGCGCGCAAAAGGACATCTGGTGTTCATCAATACGGGCCGCGTATATGCCCATCTGGGCGAAATTAAGAAGCTGGTGGAAGCAGACGGATATCTGTGCGGCTGCGGGACCTATATCCTTGCAGAGGGCAGGGTCATGTACAGCTACCACATTCCTCATGAGAGAGGGCTGGAAATCAAGGGCCATATTGATGCGTGCGGACTGGACGGAGCCCTTGAGGCGTCGGACGGAATCCACATCCACAGGTCACAGTCACCTATTCCAAGGGTGGAGCAGATGAAGGCGTCGCTCAGACGTTCGGACTGTGTGTCTGAATATGACTGGGAGGACGACTGCTATGACTATGATAAGTTTTATCTTATCTCGGGTGAAAACAGCAGGCCCAAGGAGCTTTTCGGACGGCTCAGGGACATGGAAATCATAGACCGCGGAAACGGGGAATATGAATGTGTGCCCAGAGGACATTCCAAGGCAACGGCCATTGATTTGGTATTGAAGCATTACGGCATCTCTCTGGATGATGCCTATGTGTTCGGCGACAGCGGCAATGACCTTGCCATGTTCCGCTACGCAAGCAACTGTATCCTGATGGGAAAGCATGACGAAGTTCTGGAGCCCTACGCCACGTTTGAGACAAAGGATGTGGAGGAGGACGGAATCGCGTATGCCATGAAGGAACTGGGCATAATATAA
- a CDS encoding xanthine phosphoribosyltransferase has protein sequence MQILKDRIRKDGKIKAGNVLKVDSFLNHQMDIKLFGEIGKEFKRRFADVEVTKILTIEASGIGIACIVAQYFDVPVVFAKKTQTKNIAGEVYTTKVESYTHGRVYDIIVSREFLGAGDKVLLIDDFLANGKALEGLAALVRDSGAELVGAGIVIEKGFQVGGDLLRSEGIRLESLAIVESMDEEAQTIVFRDDE, from the coding sequence ATGCAGATTTTAAAGGACAGGATACGCAAGGACGGCAAGATAAAAGCCGGAAACGTTCTGAAGGTGGACAGCTTCTTGAACCATCAGATGGACATTAAGCTTTTTGGAGAGATTGGAAAAGAATTTAAGCGCAGGTTTGCCGATGTGGAGGTCACCAAGATTCTTACCATTGAGGCCTCCGGAATCGGAATTGCATGTATTGTGGCCCAGTATTTTGATGTGCCGGTTGTATTTGCCAAAAAGACACAGACCAAGAATATTGCAGGCGAGGTTTATACCACCAAGGTGGAGTCCTACACCCATGGCAGGGTTTATGATATCATCGTGTCAAGAGAGTTTCTGGGAGCCGGCGACAAGGTGCTGCTCATTGATGACTTCCTGGCCAATGGAAAGGCTCTGGAGGGCCTGGCTGCCCTGGTACGGGATTCCGGCGCTGAACTGGTAGGCGCGGGCATTGTCATCGAGAAGGGATTCCAGGTAGGCGGAGACCTGCTGCGTTCAGAGGGAATCAGACTGGAGTCACTGGCAATCGTGGAGAGCATGGACGAGGAAGCACAGACCATTGTGTTCAGAGATGATGAATAA
- the tig gene encoding trigger factor: MKKLALICLCGLVAASIMTGCGASQTEGKENLGTVELSEYKGVKVNVPAVMVTDAEVESKINQVLSQNPKIEEVDRPAAEGDIVNIDYVGKQDGVEFAGGTGEGQDLTLGSGRMIDGFEDGLIGTKKGDKKELNLTFPEDYSEKALAGQAVVFEVTVNAVKEKQSAVLDDAFVQSVSDFKTVDEYRASVKEDLLKQKQQSADLQIQQYVLKNVVENSKFKLNKNTLSRRYNDRIKQYEEQAKMYGTNLSGMAKANGMDVPGLQEAVYASVKDDVKNQLVILKVAELEGITLEDADRQAFAEMNGQTLEAAVEYFGQETLDEMALNQKVMKFMADNAVNEAQDAAAPAEETTAAGETAAAEETTEAETTAAETETSEETPAAEETTAPAETTAAETTAAQ, encoded by the coding sequence ATGAAAAAATTAGCACTCATATGTTTATGCGGACTGGTTGCAGCTTCCATCATGACAGGCTGCGGGGCCAGCCAGACGGAAGGAAAGGAGAATCTGGGCACGGTAGAGCTGTCAGAGTATAAGGGCGTAAAGGTAAATGTACCGGCTGTCATGGTAACAGATGCCGAGGTGGAGTCAAAAATCAACCAGGTACTCAGCCAGAATCCTAAAATTGAGGAAGTGGACAGGCCTGCCGCAGAAGGCGATATTGTCAACATTGATTATGTGGGAAAACAGGACGGTGTGGAATTTGCAGGCGGCACCGGCGAAGGACAGGACCTGACCCTGGGATCCGGCAGGATGATCGATGGATTTGAGGACGGACTGATTGGCACAAAGAAGGGCGATAAGAAGGAACTGAACCTGACGTTCCCTGAGGACTACAGCGAGAAAGCCCTGGCAGGACAGGCCGTTGTATTTGAGGTGACTGTGAATGCTGTAAAGGAAAAGCAGTCTGCTGTACTGGATGACGCGTTTGTACAGAGTGTTTCTGATTTTAAGACAGTGGATGAGTACAGGGCCAGTGTTAAGGAAGACCTTTTAAAGCAGAAGCAGCAGTCTGCCGACCTTCAGATCCAGCAGTATGTACTTAAGAATGTGGTTGAGAACTCTAAGTTCAAGCTGAACAAGAACACCCTTTCCAGACGTTATAATGACCGCATCAAGCAGTATGAAGAGCAGGCTAAGATGTACGGCACCAACCTGTCCGGCATGGCTAAGGCCAATGGCATGGATGTGCCCGGATTACAGGAAGCTGTTTACGCGTCAGTGAAGGATGATGTGAAGAACCAGCTGGTTATCCTTAAGGTTGCCGAGCTGGAGGGCATAACCCTGGAGGATGCTGACCGCCAGGCATTTGCGGAGATGAACGGCCAGACTCTTGAGGCCGCAGTGGAATATTTCGGCCAGGAGACCCTGGATGAAATGGCCTTGAACCAGAAGGTTATGAAGTTCATGGCGGACAACGCAGTCAACGAGGCCCAGGACGCAGCTGCTCCGGCTGAGGAGACAACAGCCGCAGGGGAAACTGCTGCCGCAGAGGAAACAACAGAAGCAGAGACAACAGCAGCAGAAACCGAAACTTCAGAAGAAACACCGGCAGCAGAAGAGACCACAGCTCCAGCAGAAACAACAGCCGCAGAGACCACAGCCGCACAGTAA
- a CDS encoding aminopeptidase yields the protein MAKKTKGQELQEQLTWAFPHIGKDKPEQAEKAFKYCEGYKEFLDVGKTERECVKEAVKMLKKAGYKPFDSGESYEPGDKVYYVNRGKSLIATTFGKKPLDQGLRINGAHIDSPRLDLKPNPLYEKEDIAFFKTHYYGGIRKYQWGTIPLAMHGVVVKKNGETVEVSIGEDEKEPVFCVTDLLPHLAARQNERPLKDGLKGEELNIVVGSLPFQDEEVKEPVKLMALSLLNEKYGITEKDFFRAEIEMVPAVKARDVGFDTSMIGAYGQDDRVCAYTALTAEIDAKKPAHTTVTILADKEEIGSTGNTGLNSDFVLHYIEDLAEQAGVSPREVLRKSLCLSSDVNAAFDPNFPDVYEGRNTSYINKGCVLTKYTGARGKSGSNDASAETMAKVIAIMEEEGVYWQAGELGAVDVGGGGTIAQFVAHMDVDTVDLGVPILSMHSPFELASKLDVYHTYKAFKAFYK from the coding sequence ATGGCTAAGAAGACAAAAGGACAGGAATTACAGGAGCAGCTTACATGGGCGTTCCCTCATATTGGAAAGGATAAACCGGAGCAGGCGGAAAAGGCGTTTAAATACTGCGAGGGCTATAAGGAATTTCTGGATGTGGGAAAGACCGAGCGGGAGTGTGTGAAGGAAGCGGTAAAGATGCTTAAAAAGGCAGGCTATAAGCCCTTTGACTCAGGGGAATCCTATGAGCCGGGAGATAAGGTGTATTATGTGAACCGGGGCAAATCGCTGATTGCCACCACCTTTGGAAAGAAGCCCCTGGACCAGGGCCTGAGAATCAACGGGGCCCATATTGATTCCCCCAGGCTGGACTTAAAGCCCAATCCCCTGTACGAGAAGGAGGATATAGCATTTTTCAAAACCCATTATTACGGCGGCATCCGCAAATACCAGTGGGGGACCATTCCCCTGGCCATGCACGGTGTGGTGGTGAAGAAAAACGGAGAGACGGTGGAGGTTTCCATTGGAGAGGATGAGAAGGAGCCGGTATTCTGCGTGACAGACCTGCTTCCCCACCTGGCTGCCAGGCAGAACGAGCGTCCCTTAAAGGACGGGTTAAAGGGCGAGGAGCTGAATATTGTGGTTGGATCCCTCCCCTTCCAGGATGAGGAGGTAAAAGAGCCTGTAAAGCTGATGGCCTTAAGTCTTTTAAATGAAAAGTACGGAATTACGGAAAAAGACTTTTTCCGCGCTGAAATTGAAATGGTACCCGCTGTAAAGGCCAGGGACGTTGGCTTTGACACCAGCATGATAGGCGCTTACGGACAGGATGACAGGGTTTGCGCTTATACGGCTCTGACGGCTGAGATAGATGCAAAGAAGCCTGCCCACACAACCGTGACCATTCTGGCTGACAAGGAAGAGATCGGCTCCACCGGCAACACGGGTTTGAATTCGGATTTTGTGCTTCATTACATAGAAGATTTGGCGGAACAGGCAGGTGTCAGCCCCAGGGAAGTATTGAGAAAATCCCTGTGCCTTTCTTCGGATGTGAATGCTGCGTTCGACCCCAACTTCCCGGATGTGTACGAGGGACGCAACACAAGCTATATCAACAAAGGCTGTGTGCTGACAAAGTATACGGGAGCCAGGGGAAAGTCCGGCTCCAACGACGCCAGCGCCGAGACCATGGCAAAGGTCATTGCCATTATGGAGGAGGAAGGCGTGTATTGGCAGGCCGGTGAGCTGGGAGCCGTGGATGTGGGCGGCGGCGGTACCATTGCCCAGTTTGTGGCGCACATGGATGTGGATACTGTGGATTTGGGCGTGCCCATCCTGTCCATGCATTCTCCTTTTGAGCTGGCTTCCAAGCTGGATGTCTATCATACGTATAAGGCGTTTAAGGCATTCTACAAATAG
- a CDS encoding leucine-rich repeat protein: protein MRILYEKTLDGVCLQRCYGLDKILEIPGTVDGMPVTEFAGYLFSDTVRRREPPPCEYLGEPELCGSRVEEIILPDTIRKVGAYGFYNCSGLKRLSCSSAVEDWGAGVFTGCTGLRCLDIRVAEGRKSCFKDILSELHQTLSVNYRSGSGTLLAKLIFPEFFEESVENTPARIIMREMHGCGHMYRYCFDGGDFRFDEYDRLFPHVKVQEKPELAVRLALYRLYWPCGLRESAEDEYWDYVRTHAGEGAKGLIERGERDILGFMARSARLGEDEIKKMIEAAAGSGDAQSSALLLDVKHRRLSPAGRNGQGEEAKRCGRKRTFEL, encoded by the coding sequence ATGAGAATATTATATGAAAAAACGCTGGACGGGGTATGCCTCCAGCGTTGTTATGGTTTGGACAAAATTCTGGAGATACCGGGGACGGTTGATGGCATGCCTGTGACCGAGTTTGCAGGCTACCTTTTTTCGGATACGGTGCGCAGGCGGGAACCGCCGCCCTGTGAATATCTGGGGGAGCCGGAGCTTTGCGGCAGCCGGGTGGAGGAAATCATACTGCCTGATACAATCAGGAAGGTGGGAGCCTATGGTTTCTATAACTGCAGCGGCCTGAAGCGGCTCTCATGCAGCAGCGCCGTGGAGGACTGGGGAGCCGGGGTATTTACCGGCTGTACAGGTCTCAGGTGCCTGGATATCCGCGTTGCGGAGGGCAGGAAGTCCTGTTTTAAGGATATCCTGTCGGAGCTTCACCAGACCCTGTCCGTAAATTACAGGTCCGGTTCGGGGACGCTCCTGGCAAAGCTTATATTTCCGGAATTTTTTGAGGAGTCCGTGGAGAACACACCGGCCCGCATCATCATGAGGGAAATGCACGGCTGCGGCCATATGTACCGGTACTGTTTTGACGGAGGGGATTTCCGTTTTGATGAATATGACAGGCTGTTTCCCCATGTAAAGGTCCAGGAAAAGCCGGAGCTGGCAGTGCGTCTGGCCCTGTACCGCCTGTACTGGCCCTGCGGTTTAAGGGAAAGTGCAGAGGATGAGTACTGGGATTATGTAAGGACTCATGCCGGTGAAGGCGCAAAGGGGCTGATAGAGCGGGGAGAGCGGGATATCCTGGGCTTTATGGCCCGGTCGGCCCGGCTGGGAGAGGATGAGATTAAGAAGATGATAGAAGCCGCTGCCGGGTCCGGTGATGCCCAATCCTCCGCGCTTTTGCTGGATGTGAAGCACAGACGCCTCAGCCCGGCAGGAAGAAACGGACAGGGGGAGGAAGCGAAGCGCTGCGGGCGGAAGCGGACATTTGAATTATAG